A single genomic interval of Brevundimonas diminuta harbors:
- the rpmI gene encoding 50S ribosomal protein L35 — translation MPKLKTKSGAKKRFKFTATGKVKAGVAGKRHRLISHNSKYIRQNRGTSVMADADAKKIKSYMPYA, via the coding sequence ATGCCGAAACTGAAGACGAAGTCGGGCGCCAAGAAGCGCTTCAAATTCACGGCCACTGGCAAGGTTAAGGCCGGCGTTGCGGGCAAGCGTCACCGCTTGATCAGCCACAACTCGAAATACATCCGCCAGAACCGCGGCACCTCGGTCATGGCCGACGCCGACGCCAAGAAGATCAAATCCTACATGCCGTACGCCTGA
- a CDS encoding MFS transporter: MTVNPTPPKLKTPALAVLFATVFINLVGFGLVVPLLPFFAQSLKAEAWQITLMFSAYSLGQFFAEPFWGRLSDRIGRKPVLLMTLIANAMGYLMLAFVPNIWLAIAVRLFTGLGAGNISTVQGYVADVTPPEQRAGRMGLIGAAFGLGFIVGPGLGGLLTQPQLGRLGYQLPIFLAAALAAVAAVGVVVFLRESRAKADPAAPRPAFLAGLKDARDNAVVSRVLVVTLIYMAGFSAMESVFGLWSESRYQWGAREVGLSFMIVGIVSTLNQGFFAGRLARRFGESRVLATGMLLFGTSLVLQVLAPVAWFPATRLELGALTIPVVQGWIIPIVMAIGACGMSLAMPNISAMISRASPPDRQGAMLGLNMASSSVARIFGPMIAGALFSGLGHDWPFVIGALLTIPAALMAINAGRVIRSSEGGVKAPA; this comes from the coding sequence ATGACCGTGAACCCGACCCCGCCCAAGCTCAAGACACCGGCGCTGGCCGTGCTGTTTGCGACGGTGTTCATCAATCTGGTCGGGTTCGGGCTGGTGGTGCCGTTGCTGCCGTTCTTCGCCCAGAGCCTGAAGGCTGAGGCGTGGCAGATCACGCTTATGTTCTCGGCCTATTCGTTGGGTCAGTTCTTCGCCGAGCCGTTCTGGGGGCGGCTGTCGGACCGGATCGGGCGAAAGCCCGTGCTGTTGATGACCCTGATCGCCAATGCGATGGGCTATTTGATGCTGGCCTTCGTGCCCAACATCTGGCTGGCGATCGCGGTCAGGCTGTTCACCGGCCTAGGCGCCGGCAATATCTCGACGGTTCAGGGGTATGTGGCCGATGTGACCCCGCCCGAGCAGAGGGCCGGGCGGATGGGTCTGATCGGGGCCGCGTTCGGTCTGGGCTTCATCGTCGGACCGGGCTTGGGCGGATTGCTGACGCAGCCGCAGCTGGGACGGCTGGGCTATCAGCTGCCGATCTTCCTGGCGGCGGCGCTGGCGGCGGTCGCGGCGGTCGGCGTCGTCGTCTTTCTGCGCGAAAGCCGGGCCAAGGCCGACCCCGCCGCCCCGCGCCCGGCCTTCCTGGCGGGGCTGAAGGATGCGCGCGACAATGCCGTGGTGTCGCGCGTGCTGGTCGTGACCCTGATCTATATGGCCGGGTTTTCGGCGATGGAAAGCGTGTTCGGCCTGTGGTCCGAGAGCCGCTATCAATGGGGCGCGCGCGAGGTGGGGCTCAGCTTCATGATCGTGGGCATCGTCTCGACGCTGAACCAGGGGTTCTTCGCCGGGCGGCTGGCGCGGCGCTTCGGCGAATCGCGCGTGCTGGCCACCGGCATGCTGCTGTTTGGCACCTCGCTGGTGTTGCAGGTGCTGGCCCCGGTCGCGTGGTTCCCCGCGACGCGGCTTGAGCTCGGCGCCCTGACGATCCCGGTCGTCCAGGGCTGGATCATTCCGATCGTGATGGCGATCGGCGCGTGCGGCATGTCGCTGGCCATGCCCAACATCTCGGCCATGATCAGCCGCGCCTCGCCGCCGGATCGGCAGGGGGCCATGCTGGGTCTGAACATGGCCTCCAGCTCGGTGGCGCGCATCTTCGGGCCGATGATCGCGGGCGCGCTGTTCTCGGGGTTGGGGCATGACTGGCCCTTCGTGATCGGGGCGTTGCTGACCATCCCGGCGGCCCTGATGGCGATCAACGCCGGGCGCGTCATTCGCAGCAGCGAGGGCGGCGTCAAAGCCCCTGCCTGA
- a CDS encoding alpha/beta fold hydrolase, whose translation MNDIQHLSRPDGETLAFKRVEGDGPTVIWIGGFRSDMEGTKALALDVAARERGWNFVRYDHFAHGQSSGDWRQATIGRWREDAVALIDSLSGPVIPVGSSMGGWVSLLAILARPDRIKGLVLVNPAQDFTERLMWPGLADHERQAILREGETLIVEEGLGEYVLTRRMFEEARDWLLLDGVIDIAAPVHVLQGRADDVVPWRHQVELVERLTGGDVRLDLIDGGDHRLSTPADLDRLIAAVEAMRA comes from the coding sequence ATGAACGACATCCAGCATCTGTCCCGCCCCGACGGCGAAACCCTGGCCTTCAAACGCGTCGAAGGCGACGGCCCGACCGTGATCTGGATCGGCGGCTTTCGTTCGGACATGGAGGGGACCAAGGCCCTGGCCCTGGACGTCGCCGCACGCGAACGTGGCTGGAACTTCGTCCGCTACGACCATTTCGCCCACGGCCAGTCCTCCGGCGACTGGAGACAGGCCACCATCGGCCGCTGGCGCGAGGATGCCGTCGCTCTGATCGACAGCCTGTCCGGCCCGGTCATTCCGGTCGGCTCCTCGATGGGCGGCTGGGTCTCGCTGCTGGCGATCCTGGCGCGGCCGGACCGGATCAAGGGGCTGGTCCTGGTCAATCCGGCCCAGGACTTCACCGAACGGCTGATGTGGCCCGGCCTGGCGGACCACGAGCGTCAGGCCATCCTGCGCGAGGGCGAAACCCTGATCGTCGAGGAGGGTCTGGGCGAATATGTCCTGACGCGTCGGATGTTCGAGGAAGCGCGCGACTGGCTGCTGCTGGACGGCGTGATCGACATCGCCGCCCCGGTCCACGTTCTGCAAGGCCGAGCCGACGACGTCGTGCCGTGGCGACATCAGGTGGAGTTGGTCGAACGTCTGACGGGCGGCGACGTGCGCCTGGACCTGATCGACGGCGGCGATCACCGGCTTTCGACGCCGGCGGACCTCGACCGACTGATCGCGGCGGTCGAGGCGATGCGGGCCTAG
- the aguB gene encoding N-carbamoylputrescine amidase, with translation MTRTITVAGIQTSYGEDMQANIDKTIAFVREAAGQGAQVILPSELFQGPYFCVSQEEHWFAHAYEWREHPCVTAMAPVAKELGVAIPVSIFEKDGPQYYNSLVMLDADGEALGVYRKSHIPDGPGYQEKYYFRPGDTGFKVWKTRFGKVGVGICWDQWFPEAARAMMLMGADVLMYPTAIGTEPHDATLHTAEPWRRAMQGHAVSNAVPVVGANRIGHERVTEVGQTFYGHSFIADQQGELVEQLGAEEEGVLVHRFDLDELDKYRAAWGFFRDRRTDLYGALTGKG, from the coding sequence ATGACCCGCACCATCACCGTCGCCGGCATCCAGACCTCGTATGGCGAGGACATGCAGGCGAACATCGACAAGACCATCGCCTTCGTGCGCGAGGCGGCGGGGCAGGGCGCGCAAGTGATCCTGCCGTCGGAGCTGTTCCAGGGGCCCTATTTCTGCGTGTCGCAGGAAGAGCATTGGTTCGCCCACGCCTATGAATGGCGCGAACATCCGTGCGTCACGGCTATGGCGCCGGTGGCCAAGGAACTGGGCGTGGCCATTCCGGTCTCGATCTTCGAGAAGGACGGGCCGCAATATTACAACTCGCTGGTTATGCTGGATGCCGACGGCGAGGCGCTGGGCGTCTATAGGAAGAGCCATATCCCCGACGGGCCCGGCTATCAGGAGAAGTATTATTTTCGGCCGGGCGATACGGGCTTCAAGGTCTGGAAGACCCGCTTCGGCAAGGTCGGGGTCGGCATCTGCTGGGACCAGTGGTTCCCGGAAGCGGCGCGGGCGATGATGCTGATGGGCGCAGACGTCCTGATGTATCCGACCGCCATCGGCACCGAGCCGCATGATGCGACCCTGCATACGGCCGAGCCCTGGCGCCGCGCCATGCAGGGCCATGCGGTGTCGAACGCCGTGCCGGTCGTCGGCGCCAACCGGATCGGCCATGAGCGCGTGACCGAGGTCGGCCAGACCTTCTACGGCCATTCCTTCATCGCCGACCAACAGGGCGAACTGGTCGAGCAACTGGGCGCCGAGGAGGAGGGGGTGCTGGTGCACCGCTTCGACCTGGACGAACTAGACAAATACCGCGCGGCCTGGGGCTTCTTCCGCGATCGGCGGACGGACCTGTATGGGGCGCTGACGGGCAAGGGCTGA
- the rplT gene encoding 50S ribosomal protein L20, with protein MARVKRGVTSHAKHKKVLEQAKGFSGRRKNTIRTAKAAVDRAGQYAYRDRRAKKRNFRALWIQRINAAARLEGFTYSQFINGLNKAGIELDRKVLAAIAADATGFKAVADKVRAALA; from the coding sequence ATGGCTCGCGTTAAACGTGGCGTAACCTCGCACGCCAAGCACAAGAAGGTTCTGGAGCAGGCCAAGGGCTTCTCCGGCCGCCGCAAGAATACCATCCGTACGGCCAAGGCCGCCGTCGACCGCGCCGGGCAATACGCCTATCGCGACCGTCGCGCTAAGAAGCGCAACTTCCGCGCCCTGTGGATTCAGCGCATCAACGCCGCCGCTCGTCTGGAAGGCTTCACCTACAGCCAGTTCATCAACGGCCTGAACAAGGCCGGCATCGAACTGGACCGTAAGGTTCTGGCCGCGATCGCCGCCGACGCGACCGGCTTCAAGGCCGTCGCCGACAAGGTCCGCGCCGCCCTGGCGTAA
- the infC gene encoding translation initiation factor IF-3 gives MQAPPVKDGPRMNQDIRAPRVLLIDQNGEKQGVMPTSAALEAAEEAGMDLVEIVSTSEPPVAKILDYGKHRFQEQKKKAEQRKRQKVVELKEIKLRPNIDTHDYEVKAKAMHRFFEEGDKVKVTLRFRGREMAHPELGMKLLNKVQADFDEIAKVEFAPKMEGRQMIMILAPR, from the coding sequence ATGCAAGCGCCACCCGTGAAAGACGGGCCGCGTATGAACCAGGATATCCGCGCCCCTCGCGTTCTGCTCATCGACCAGAACGGCGAAAAACAGGGCGTCATGCCCACCTCCGCTGCTCTGGAAGCCGCCGAGGAAGCCGGGATGGACCTGGTCGAGATCGTCTCCACCTCCGAGCCGCCGGTGGCCAAGATCCTCGATTACGGCAAGCACCGTTTCCAGGAACAGAAGAAGAAGGCCGAGCAGCGCAAGCGCCAGAAGGTCGTCGAGCTGAAGGAGATCAAACTCCGTCCGAACATCGACACCCACGACTATGAGGTGAAGGCCAAGGCCATGCACCGCTTCTTCGAGGAAGGCGACAAGGTCAAGGTCACCCTGCGCTTCCGCGGTCGCGAAATGGCGCACCCCGAACTGGGCATGAAGCTGCTGAACAAGGTCCAGGCCGATTTCGACGAAATCGCCAAGGTCGAGTTTGCGCCCAAGATGGAAGGCCGCCAGATGATCATGATCCTGGCTCCGCGCTGA
- a CDS encoding alpha/beta hydrolase family protein: MLKSGLSRLILAMVSAAALMGGLAPAALAQDPPPPIDVYAASPAVELMELSPSGTLIARIAVTGEERAIAVTNIDTGEHLFASTIGEAKVRDLRWIGEDKVVIISSQTRALHLLGIPRSELYFGVILDLKTQKLARVLDRTDDVLPVLYGGAQIRDTAQGPALFARAFNLYSGQVDLFRIDLNSGRGRSVAPMDWDTEDYVLDAEGAVIAMSTYVERSGRWTLMLPNGRRLRDAWSVNAPLDSPALLGMGRTPRTVLVAADRPDLAAADPESETANNLFEVDVDTGVWTELPFEHHPDNLLRHPKTRLLIGGSRTEDDGVRYEFIEPASASRWRSITRAFGEKAPQLVSWNVDQKRILVFTNSAESGLYQLVDFDRRTADALAFAYPDIPPEKVGAVRHIRYAAADGLDIPGYLTLPPGVATPEKLPLIVLAHGGPASRDVMGFDWWAQALASRGYAVLQANFRGSDGYTRAFMEAGYGEWGRKMQTDLSDGVRFLTEQGIVDPERVCIVGASYGGYAAMAGLTLDKGVYRCGVAVAGVSDLRRMVNWEARQEGRRESQTVRYWNRFMGAARLNDRALDALSPAYLADTVDKPLLLIHGRDDTVVAIEQSRVMAEAMKRAGKPVELIELAGEDHWLSSADTRQQMLRETVRFLAANNPVD; this comes from the coding sequence ATGCTGAAATCTGGTCTGTCGCGGTTGATCCTAGCCATGGTGAGTGCCGCCGCCCTGATGGGTGGCTTGGCTCCGGCGGCCCTCGCACAGGACCCGCCTCCACCCATCGATGTGTATGCCGCTTCTCCGGCCGTGGAATTGATGGAGCTGTCGCCCAGCGGAACGCTCATTGCCCGCATCGCGGTGACCGGTGAAGAGCGCGCCATCGCGGTGACGAATATTGACACGGGCGAGCATCTTTTCGCCTCGACCATCGGTGAGGCGAAGGTCCGCGATCTGCGGTGGATCGGTGAAGACAAGGTGGTGATTATCAGCTCCCAGACGCGTGCACTGCACCTGTTAGGCATCCCGCGGTCCGAGCTTTATTTCGGCGTAATACTTGACCTCAAGACCCAGAAGCTGGCGCGTGTTTTGGACCGCACGGACGATGTTCTTCCGGTTCTTTATGGCGGCGCCCAGATCCGCGACACCGCCCAAGGGCCTGCGCTGTTCGCGCGTGCATTCAATCTTTACAGCGGCCAGGTCGATCTCTTCCGAATCGACCTGAACTCGGGCCGAGGGCGGTCTGTCGCGCCTATGGACTGGGACACCGAAGACTATGTGTTGGATGCCGAGGGCGCCGTTATCGCCATGTCGACCTATGTCGAGCGTAGCGGTCGCTGGACCTTGATGCTGCCGAACGGCCGTCGCTTGCGCGATGCCTGGTCGGTGAACGCTCCACTCGATTCTCCGGCGTTGCTCGGCATGGGGCGAACGCCGCGCACGGTTCTTGTCGCCGCGGATCGGCCTGATCTCGCCGCCGCCGATCCGGAGAGCGAAACGGCCAACAATCTGTTCGAGGTCGATGTCGACACGGGTGTCTGGACCGAACTGCCATTCGAGCATCACCCCGACAACCTTTTGCGTCATCCTAAGACCCGCCTCCTGATCGGCGGGTCACGCACCGAAGACGATGGCGTGCGCTACGAGTTCATCGAGCCCGCTTCCGCCAGCCGATGGCGTTCCATCACGCGGGCCTTCGGCGAAAAGGCGCCGCAGTTGGTGTCCTGGAATGTAGATCAAAAGCGGATTCTTGTGTTCACCAACTCTGCCGAATCCGGCCTCTATCAACTCGTTGATTTCGACAGGCGAACGGCCGACGCCCTGGCCTTCGCCTATCCAGACATTCCGCCCGAAAAGGTGGGCGCTGTGCGGCACATTCGTTACGCCGCCGCAGATGGGCTGGACATTCCGGGCTATCTGACCCTGCCGCCTGGCGTCGCAACGCCGGAGAAACTGCCGCTGATCGTGCTGGCCCATGGCGGCCCCGCGTCGCGCGACGTCATGGGATTTGACTGGTGGGCCCAGGCGCTGGCGTCGCGCGGTTATGCGGTGCTGCAGGCGAACTTCCGTGGATCGGACGGCTATACGCGGGCCTTCATGGAGGCCGGCTATGGCGAATGGGGCCGCAAGATGCAGACGGATCTGTCGGACGGCGTGCGTTTCCTGACAGAGCAGGGCATCGTCGATCCCGAACGCGTGTGCATCGTCGGCGCAAGCTACGGCGGCTATGCCGCCATGGCGGGTTTGACCCTGGACAAGGGAGTCTATCGCTGTGGAGTCGCTGTCGCCGGCGTGTCCGACCTGCGCCGCATGGTCAACTGGGAGGCGCGCCAGGAAGGACGGCGCGAAAGTCAGACCGTTCGCTACTGGAACCGGTTCATGGGCGCGGCGCGTCTGAACGACCGGGCGCTGGACGCTCTATCGCCGGCCTATCTGGCCGACACGGTCGATAAACCGTTGCTGCTTATCCATGGCCGCGACGATACGGTGGTGGCGATCGAGCAAAGCCGCGTCATGGCCGAGGCGATGAAGCGGGCAGGCAAGCCGGTCGAACTGATCGAACTGGCCGGCGAGGACCATTGGCTGTCGAGCGCCGACACGCGCCAGCAGATGCTGCGTGAGACGGTGCGGTTTCTTGCGGCCAACAATCCAGTCGATTGA
- a CDS encoding glycosyltransferase family 9 protein, with protein sequence MSAPQVLFVTSNRIGDCVISSGVIREIARQVPGAEITVACGRPPAPFFRNAPGVVRTIVLDKKKLSGHWLDLWKQVVGTRWDLVIDIRGSALSYLIPAKRRIVYNRSWETGLRKVEMVSRLMGSPTPLDPEIFLDDQARAEAAAVIDPQLAGGAGTGPIIALAPIAHQPGKSWPADRWGALVEKLKAEPRFDGWRFMPVGGPGDRPPATPALEAAGPRGIDFVGKGDILASAAAIDRADLFVGNDSGLMHVSAALGRPTLGLFGPTEWWLYGPWGPKTRTAASNETRGQFAPIEDLTVDHVFDAVLALHDAYIVETPANP encoded by the coding sequence ATGTCCGCACCCCAGGTCCTGTTCGTCACCTCCAACCGCATCGGCGACTGCGTCATCTCGTCGGGCGTGATCCGCGAGATCGCGCGTCAGGTCCCGGGGGCCGAGATCACCGTCGCCTGCGGGCGGCCGCCCGCGCCCTTCTTCCGCAATGCGCCGGGCGTCGTGCGCACCATCGTGCTGGACAAGAAGAAGCTGTCTGGCCACTGGCTCGATCTGTGGAAACAGGTCGTCGGCACGCGCTGGGACCTGGTCATCGACATTCGGGGTTCGGCGCTCAGCTATCTGATCCCGGCGAAGCGGCGCATCGTCTATAACCGCTCGTGGGAGACGGGCCTGCGCAAGGTGGAGATGGTGTCGCGCCTGATGGGTTCGCCGACACCGCTGGATCCCGAAATCTTCCTGGACGATCAGGCGCGGGCCGAGGCCGCAGCCGTCATCGATCCGCAGCTGGCGGGCGGCGCGGGTACGGGGCCGATCATCGCTCTGGCGCCCATTGCGCACCAGCCGGGCAAGAGCTGGCCCGCCGACCGCTGGGGCGCGCTGGTCGAGAAGCTGAAGGCCGAGCCGCGCTTTGACGGCTGGCGCTTCATGCCGGTGGGCGGACCGGGCGACCGGCCACCCGCGACCCCGGCCCTAGAAGCTGCAGGGCCGCGTGGAATCGATTTCGTCGGCAAGGGCGACATCCTGGCCTCGGCCGCCGCCATCGACCGGGCCGATCTGTTTGTCGGCAACGATTCGGGTCTGATGCACGTCTCGGCCGCGCTGGGCCGTCCGACCCTCGGTCTGTTCGGTCCGACGGAGTGGTGGCTGTATGGGCCGTGGGGGCCCAAGACGCGAACCGCAGCGTCCAACGAGACCCGCGGCCAGTTTGCGCCGATCGAGGACCTGACGGTAGATCACGTCTTCGACGCGGTGTTGGCGCTACATGACGCCTACATCGTCGAAACGCCTGCGAACCCTTGA